From Chryseobacterium sp. H1D6B, a single genomic window includes:
- a CDS encoding O-succinylhomoserine sulfhydrylase, with amino-acid sequence MENFETFAIRTQTERSQFDEHSTPLYLTSSFIFQDAEDMRSSFAEEKSKNLYSRFSNPNVTEFTDKIVKMEGAEAGYAFATGMAAIYSTFAALLSSGDHIVSCQSVFGSTHTLFTKYFPKWNIETTYFKADDAENIEKYIQPNTKVLYVETPTNPAIEILDLEYLGKIAKKHNLLFIVDNCFATPYLQQPVKYGADVVVHSATKLIDGQGRVLGGVAVGKEELIREIYLFARNTGPAMSPFNAWVLSKSLETLAIRVERHCENALKVAEFLEAHPNVEFVKYPFLRSHPGYEIAKKQMKMGGNIVAFEIKGGIEGGRNFLNSIQMCSLSANLGDTRTIVTHPASTTHSKLTDEERNEVGITAGLVRCSVGLENVEDVIADLKQALG; translated from the coding sequence ATGGAAAATTTTGAAACATTTGCAATAAGAACACAGACTGAAAGAAGTCAGTTTGATGAGCACTCAACCCCTTTATATCTTACATCCAGTTTTATTTTTCAGGATGCGGAAGATATGAGATCGAGTTTTGCAGAAGAAAAATCTAAAAATTTATACAGCCGTTTTTCAAATCCGAATGTAACTGAGTTTACAGATAAAATTGTAAAAATGGAAGGGGCAGAAGCAGGATATGCTTTCGCAACAGGAATGGCTGCGATTTATTCTACTTTCGCCGCACTATTGAGTTCTGGAGATCATATTGTAAGCTGCCAGTCGGTTTTCGGATCTACCCACACTTTATTTACAAAATATTTTCCCAAATGGAATATTGAAACTACCTATTTCAAAGCTGATGATGCCGAGAATATCGAAAAATATATCCAGCCGAATACTAAGGTTCTGTATGTGGAAACCCCTACAAATCCGGCTATCGAAATTTTAGATCTGGAATATTTAGGAAAAATAGCAAAAAAACACAATCTGTTATTTATTGTAGATAACTGCTTTGCAACACCTTATCTTCAACAGCCTGTTAAATACGGAGCAGATGTTGTGGTGCATTCTGCAACCAAGCTCATTGACGGGCAGGGAAGGGTTTTAGGCGGTGTAGCAGTAGGAAAAGAAGAACTAATAAGAGAGATTTATCTTTTCGCAAGAAATACAGGACCTGCAATGTCTCCTTTTAATGCTTGGGTATTGTCAAAAAGTTTAGAAACATTAGCAATACGTGTAGAAAGACATTGTGAAAATGCATTAAAAGTGGCCGAGTTTTTAGAAGCACATCCTAATGTGGAATTTGTAAAATATCCGTTCTTAAGATCTCATCCGGGTTATGAAATTGCAAAAAAGCAGATGAAAATGGGTGGAAATATTGTTGCTTTCGAAATAAAAGGAGGTATAGAAGGCGGAAGAAACTTTTTAAATAGCATTCAGATGTGTTCACTTTCTGCAAACCTTGGAGATACAAGAACTATTGTAACACATCCTGCTTCTACCACTCATTCAAAATTAACTGATGAAGAAAGAAATGAAGTAGGAATCACGGCAGGTTTAGTCCGCTGTTCAGTAGGGCTGGAAAATGTAGAAGATGTTATCGCAGATTTAAAGCAGGCTTTGGGTTAA
- the metH gene encoding methionine synthase produces the protein MKYLRLSGLEPLIITPESNFINVGERTNVAGSKKFLRLIKEEKFSEALDIARHQVEGGAQILDVNFDDGLIDGKASMIKFLNLIASEPDISRIPIMIDSSKWEILEAGLQVVQGKSVVNSISLKGGEEEFKKQAKAVKRYGAAVIVMAFDEDGQADTFDRRVEITKRSYDILVNEVKFPAEDIIFDLNIFPVATGMDEHRRNAIDFIEATRWVRQNLPYASVSGGVSNVSFSFRGNDTVREAMHSVFLYHAIQAGMNIGIVNPAMLEVYDEINKELLGLVEDVILDKREDATERLLDYSEKHKSVKKEVVEELEWRTRPLQERITHALVKGIDRFIEEDVEEARQAADKPLHVIEVNLMTGMGVVGDLFGSGKMFLPQVVKSARVMKKAVAYLQPFIEAEKDGARPANGKILMATVKGDVHDIGKNIVSVVLGCNNYEIVDLGVMVPAEKIIQAAIEHNVDVIGLSGLITPSLDEMVYIAAELERQNLSFPLLIGGATTSKAHTAVKIDLKYKNAVVHVNDASRAVNVVSSLLGDRNKEYVEDLKVEYSDFREKFLNRQIDKEYVSLEDARKNHFKIDWENEEIFTPKNIGIQVFQDQDLNELVPFIDWSPFFRSWDLHGKYPNILEDEVVGAQAKELFKDAQVILKKILDEKLLTAKAIFGIFKANANETDDVLIFDENNQQQAKFITLRQQLQKSQGKEYLALSDFIAPQTSGKTDYVGAFCVTAGFGTDELSTQYEQENDDYNAIMVKALADRFAEAYAEFLHKKVRREYWGYANQENLSNDELIAEKYKGVRPAPGYPACPDHLEKHAIWDLLKVEENIGVFLTESLAMFPTASVSGYYFGSPHAKYFGLGKIAEDQLKEYSKRKGISLTEARKWLSPNLAD, from the coding sequence ATGAAATATTTAAGATTGTCGGGCCTTGAGCCCCTTATCATAACTCCGGAAAGTAATTTCATCAATGTTGGTGAAAGGACAAATGTTGCCGGATCAAAGAAATTTTTAAGATTAATCAAAGAAGAAAAATTTTCTGAAGCTTTGGATATTGCCCGCCATCAGGTAGAAGGCGGTGCCCAGATTCTTGATGTGAATTTTGATGACGGATTGATCGACGGAAAAGCATCCATGATTAAGTTTTTGAACTTAATTGCTTCAGAACCGGATATTTCAAGAATCCCAATTATGATCGATTCTTCCAAGTGGGAGATTCTGGAAGCCGGACTTCAGGTTGTTCAAGGGAAATCTGTTGTTAATTCTATCAGCTTAAAAGGAGGTGAAGAAGAATTTAAAAAACAGGCTAAAGCGGTCAAAAGATATGGTGCAGCTGTAATTGTGATGGCTTTTGATGAAGATGGGCAGGCTGATACTTTCGATCGTAGAGTTGAAATCACAAAAAGGTCGTATGATATTTTAGTTAATGAAGTGAAATTTCCTGCTGAGGATATCATTTTTGATTTAAATATTTTTCCGGTTGCAACGGGAATGGATGAGCATAGAAGAAATGCAATCGACTTCATCGAGGCAACAAGATGGGTAAGACAAAATCTTCCTTATGCGTCTGTAAGCGGAGGGGTAAGTAATGTTTCGTTTTCTTTCCGTGGAAATGATACGGTAAGAGAAGCAATGCATTCTGTTTTCCTTTATCACGCGATTCAGGCAGGAATGAATATAGGGATTGTAAACCCCGCAATGCTTGAGGTGTATGATGAAATTAATAAAGAATTATTAGGTCTTGTAGAAGATGTAATTCTTGATAAAAGAGAAGATGCAACAGAAAGGCTTTTAGATTATTCTGAAAAGCACAAGTCTGTAAAAAAAGAAGTAGTTGAAGAGCTTGAATGGCGGACCAGACCTTTGCAGGAAAGAATTACACACGCTTTGGTAAAAGGAATTGACCGTTTCATCGAAGAAGATGTAGAAGAAGCCAGACAGGCTGCCGATAAACCGCTGCATGTAATTGAGGTTAATTTAATGACTGGAATGGGAGTGGTAGGAGATCTATTTGGAAGCGGAAAAATGTTTCTGCCGCAGGTAGTGAAATCGGCAAGAGTAATGAAAAAAGCGGTTGCTTATTTACAGCCGTTTATTGAAGCTGAAAAAGACGGAGCAAGACCTGCCAATGGAAAGATATTAATGGCAACGGTAAAAGGTGACGTTCATGATATTGGTAAAAATATTGTGAGTGTTGTACTGGGCTGTAACAATTATGAAATTGTTGACCTGGGAGTAATGGTTCCTGCAGAAAAGATCATCCAGGCAGCGATAGAACATAATGTTGACGTTATCGGATTAAGTGGTCTGATCACACCAAGTTTGGACGAAATGGTCTACATCGCTGCAGAATTAGAAAGACAAAATCTAAGCTTTCCATTATTGATAGGCGGTGCAACTACTTCCAAAGCACATACCGCCGTAAAGATAGATTTAAAATATAAAAATGCCGTAGTTCATGTAAATGATGCGTCCAGAGCGGTGAATGTAGTGAGTTCTTTATTAGGAGACAGAAATAAAGAATATGTTGAAGATTTAAAAGTTGAATATTCAGATTTCCGGGAGAAGTTTCTAAACAGACAGATTGATAAAGAATATGTCTCGCTGGAAGATGCCAGAAAAAATCATTTCAAAATAGACTGGGAAAATGAAGAAATCTTCACCCCAAAAAATATAGGAATTCAGGTTTTCCAAGATCAGGATCTGAATGAACTGGTCCCTTTTATCGACTGGTCGCCTTTCTTCAGAAGCTGGGATCTTCATGGAAAATATCCTAATATTTTAGAAGATGAGGTAGTAGGAGCTCAGGCTAAGGAATTATTTAAAGATGCCCAGGTTATTCTAAAAAAGATTCTCGATGAAAAGTTATTAACAGCAAAAGCCATTTTTGGAATTTTTAAAGCTAATGCTAATGAAACAGATGATGTTCTGATTTTTGATGAAAATAACCAGCAGCAAGCGAAATTTATCACATTAAGACAGCAGCTTCAAAAATCTCAAGGTAAAGAATATCTGGCATTAAGTGATTTTATTGCGCCGCAAACCTCAGGGAAAACTGATTATGTAGGTGCTTTTTGTGTAACTGCAGGTTTTGGAACAGATGAATTGTCAACACAATATGAGCAGGAAAATGATGATTATAATGCCATCATGGTAAAAGCCCTTGCAGATAGATTTGCAGAAGCTTATGCAGAATTTTTACATAAAAAAGTGAGAAGGGAATATTGGGGATATGCTAATCAGGAAAATTTAAGCAACGACGAATTGATTGCTGAAAAATATAAAGGAGTCCGCCCGGCTCCAGGATATCCTGCCTGCCCGGATCATTTAGAAAAACATGCGATCTGGGATCTTTTAAAAGTAGAAGAGAATATTGGAGTTTTCCTTACTGAAAGTTTAGCGATGTTTCCCACAGCTTCGGTTTCAGGATATTATTTCGGAAGCCCGCATGCAAAATATTTTGGATTGGGGAAAATTGCTGAAGATCAATTAAAGGAGTATTCCAAAAGAAAAGGAATTTCACTGACAGAAGCAAGAAAGTGGCTGTCACCTAATTTAGCAGATTAA
- a CDS encoding homocysteine S-methyltransferase family protein translates to MKNSEQLYKALNERILVLDGAMGTMLQRYKFEEEDYRGERFKDYGHPVKGNNDLLSLTQPHAIEEVHKKYLEAGADILETNTFSGTTIAMSDYHMEDLVYELNYESAKIARKVCDEFTAQNPDKPRFVAGSIGPTNRTASLSPDVNDPGYRAVTFDELRIAYKQQSEALLDGGSDILLVETVFDTLNAKAALFAIDEIQDERGIQIPIMVSGTITDASGRTLSGQTAEAFLISVSHLNLLSVGFNCALGANQLTPYLETLAHNSDFYVSAYPNAGLPNAFGKYDESPEFMAEQIREYVEKGLINIIGGCCGTTPEHIKAIADLVEKYDPRKINKYNNVSI, encoded by the coding sequence ATGAAAAATTCAGAACAATTATATAAAGCGCTTAACGAACGAATTCTTGTCTTAGACGGAGCAATGGGAACAATGCTGCAGCGTTATAAATTTGAGGAAGAAGATTATCGCGGTGAAAGATTTAAAGACTATGGACATCCTGTAAAAGGAAATAATGATCTCCTTTCGTTGACGCAGCCTCACGCCATTGAAGAAGTTCACAAAAAATATTTGGAAGCAGGAGCAGATATCCTTGAAACTAATACTTTTTCTGGAACTACCATTGCCATGTCAGATTATCATATGGAGGATTTAGTATATGAGCTAAATTACGAATCTGCGAAAATTGCAAGAAAAGTATGTGATGAGTTTACTGCTCAAAATCCAGATAAACCGCGTTTTGTTGCAGGTTCTATTGGACCTACGAACAGAACAGCCAGTCTGAGCCCGGATGTAAATGATCCAGGGTATAGGGCTGTTACTTTCGATGAATTAAGAATAGCTTACAAACAGCAGTCTGAAGCTTTACTGGATGGAGGTTCTGATATTCTTTTGGTGGAAACAGTATTTGATACTTTGAATGCAAAAGCGGCTCTTTTCGCTATTGATGAAATTCAGGATGAAAGAGGAATTCAAATTCCGATCATGGTTTCAGGAACGATTACTGATGCTTCGGGCAGAACTTTGAGCGGACAGACGGCGGAAGCTTTCTTAATTTCTGTCTCTCATTTGAATTTATTAAGTGTCGGATTCAACTGTGCGTTAGGAGCAAACCAGCTTACCCCGTATTTAGAAACTTTAGCCCATAATTCAGATTTCTATGTTTCAGCTTACCCGAATGCCGGTCTGCCGAATGCCTTTGGAAAATATGATGAAAGCCCAGAATTTATGGCTGAACAAATTAGAGAATATGTAGAAAAGGGATTGATTAATATCATCGGCGGATGCTGCGGAACAACTCCGGAGCATATAAAAGCTATTGCAGACTTGGTAGAGAAATATGATCCAAGAAAGATTAATAAATATAACAATGTATCAATCTAA
- a CDS encoding glucosidase, with amino-acid sequence MNVEKQRLQDKNWQNWGPYVSNRQWGNVREDYSPNGNAWAFTGHDKAESYAYRWAEEGIAGISDTKQLLCFALSFWNKKDKMVKERFFGLSNHQGNHGEDIKEIFYYLDNTPTHSYMKMVYKYPINEFPYDELILENGRRSKKQSEYEIIDTGIFNNNEYFDIFIEYCKAEVNDILVRITVCNRSQQAAPIVVAPTLWYRNNWKWGYNTYKAQLETFSDGCIHINHESITIKNFYSKDKNAEVVFCDNETNTPKLYGAPTPEKTYYKDGINDYIVHQKNTINPDQRGTKASFLIDEIVDAGQSKTFEFRLSPNETDDPFDQFDEIFNTRIAEANEFYKEIQHDVANEDEQNVQRQAFAGLLWNKQFYHYNVGKWLKGDPNFDAPRNFNDYVRNTEWNHMHNKDIISMPDKWEYPWYATWDLAFHCVPYAIIDAEFAKNQLLLLTKEWYMHPNGQLPAYEWNLSDVNPPVHAWSCFRVFKIDEKTNGKPDLLFLEKVFQKLLLNFTWWVNRKDKSGKNIFGGGFLGLDNIGAFDRNMELKDGQHLEQADGTSWMAMYALNMMRIAMELAQYYQVYEDMAIKFFEHYLYIAEAMENMGDDKLGLWNEEDGFFYDVLQLGNDESVSLRLRSIVGLIPLFAVEVIDHHLLEKMPNFKIRMEWVLKNKPELTKLVSHWEEEGYGRKHLMSILRKNRLTKVLTRMLDEKEFLSEYGIRAMSKVYEENPFRFSVHGNENVVYYTPAESDSTMFGGNSNWRGPIWFPINFLIVESLQRFHYYYGNSLKVELPTGSGDRRNLDEVAQNISGRLCSIFLKNEYGQRAFNGGNDKFNHDEHFKDYITFYEYFHGDNGRGVGASHQTGWTATVAKLMKPKLTL; translated from the coding sequence ATGAATGTTGAAAAACAAAGATTACAAGATAAAAACTGGCAAAATTGGGGTCCTTATGTAAGCAACAGGCAGTGGGGAAATGTCCGCGAAGATTACAGCCCGAACGGCAATGCATGGGCATTCACAGGACACGATAAAGCAGAAAGCTATGCCTACCGGTGGGCAGAGGAAGGAATTGCAGGAATCTCAGATACCAAACAACTTCTATGTTTCGCACTTTCATTCTGGAATAAGAAAGACAAAATGGTAAAGGAGCGTTTTTTTGGACTCAGCAACCATCAGGGAAATCATGGCGAAGATATTAAAGAAATTTTCTATTATCTGGATAATACTCCCACTCACAGTTATATGAAGATGGTGTATAAATACCCTATCAATGAATTTCCTTATGATGAACTTATTCTTGAAAACGGCAGACGAAGCAAGAAACAGAGTGAATATGAAATAATAGATACCGGAATTTTTAACAATAATGAATATTTTGATATTTTTATTGAGTACTGTAAAGCAGAAGTCAATGATATCTTAGTAAGAATTACGGTGTGTAACAGAAGCCAGCAGGCGGCGCCTATAGTAGTTGCTCCGACTCTTTGGTACAGAAATAACTGGAAATGGGGATATAATACCTATAAAGCCCAATTAGAAACCTTTTCTGACGGCTGTATCCATATCAATCATGAAAGCATTACGATAAAAAATTTCTATTCAAAAGATAAAAATGCAGAAGTTGTATTTTGTGACAACGAAACTAATACCCCTAAACTTTACGGAGCCCCCACTCCTGAAAAAACTTACTATAAAGACGGTATCAATGATTATATTGTTCATCAAAAAAACACTATAAATCCTGATCAAAGAGGAACAAAAGCTTCTTTTTTAATTGACGAAATAGTAGATGCAGGACAATCCAAAACGTTTGAATTTAGATTATCTCCAAATGAAACGGATGATCCTTTTGACCAATTTGATGAAATTTTTAACACTCGGATTGCTGAAGCGAATGAATTCTATAAAGAAATTCAGCATGATGTAGCGAATGAAGATGAGCAGAATGTTCAGAGGCAGGCTTTTGCCGGCCTGCTTTGGAATAAACAGTTCTATCATTATAATGTAGGAAAGTGGCTGAAAGGAGATCCTAATTTCGATGCTCCCAGGAATTTCAACGATTATGTAAGAAATACCGAATGGAACCACATGCACAATAAGGATATCATCTCCATGCCCGACAAATGGGAATATCCCTGGTATGCAACATGGGATCTGGCTTTCCATTGTGTTCCATATGCAATCATTGATGCTGAATTTGCAAAAAATCAGCTTCTTTTACTTACCAAAGAATGGTACATGCATCCCAATGGACAGCTTCCTGCATACGAATGGAATTTAAGCGATGTAAACCCGCCGGTTCATGCATGGTCCTGTTTCAGAGTCTTTAAAATTGATGAAAAAACGAACGGCAAACCGGATCTGTTGTTTCTTGAAAAAGTTTTTCAAAAATTACTTCTGAACTTCACCTGGTGGGTCAACCGAAAGGATAAAAGCGGAAAAAATATTTTTGGAGGCGGATTTTTAGGACTCGATAATATTGGAGCGTTTGACCGAAATATGGAACTGAAAGACGGCCAGCATTTAGAGCAGGCCGATGGAACAAGCTGGATGGCAATGTATGCATTAAACATGATGCGTATCGCTATGGAACTCGCCCAGTATTATCAGGTGTATGAGGATATGGCAATCAAGTTTTTCGAACATTATCTATACATTGCTGAAGCCATGGAAAATATGGGGGATGACAAACTAGGTCTATGGAACGAGGAAGACGGCTTCTTTTATGATGTACTGCAGCTAGGAAATGATGAAAGTGTTTCTTTACGATTAAGAAGTATCGTTGGTTTAATTCCATTATTTGCGGTGGAAGTTATAGACCATCATCTGCTAGAGAAAATGCCTAATTTTAAAATACGGATGGAATGGGTTTTAAAAAACAAGCCGGAACTCACCAAACTCGTTTCCCACTGGGAAGAAGAAGGATATGGAAGAAAACATCTGATGAGTATTCTCCGTAAAAACAGATTGACAAAAGTATTGACCAGAATGCTTGATGAAAAAGAGTTTTTAAGTGAATATGGAATCAGAGCAATGTCTAAAGTATATGAGGAAAATCCATTTAGATTCTCTGTTCATGGAAATGAAAATGTTGTTTATTATACTCCCGCAGAAAGTGACAGTACAATGTTTGGAGGGAACAGCAACTGGAGAGGCCCGATCTGGTTTCCTATTAATTTCCTGATCGTTGAAAGTCTGCAGCGTTTCCATTATTATTACGGAAACAGCCTAAAAGTTGAACTTCCAACCGGAAGCGGAGACAGGAGAAATCTTGATGAAGTTGCCCAGAACATCAGCGGCAGGCTCTGTTCTATATTTTTAAAGAATGAGTACGGTCAAAGAGCATTTAATGGAGGAAATGACAAGTTTAATCATGACGAACATTTTAAAGACTATATCACTTTCTATGAATATTTTCATGGTGATAACGGCAGGGGTGTCGGTGCATCCCATCAAACCGGGTGGACAGCTACTGTTGCCAAACTTATGAAACCTAAACTAACACTATAA